From uncultured Roseateles sp., the proteins below share one genomic window:
- a CDS encoding diguanylate cyclase, producing MFALNDEVARLQAELAGFGAQPDVAALQAMVTLAWHLRQRDTSRALQLADEARALLRGADAAQTQNLAVRLKLIYGEARWLYADLDEAQSLAQRALQEFAALGDPVGCADAHWLLSCIAVDQGWRDRVEAELEAAALQAREAADHLRLALIESELARHLAFQNWRLAAARWDRRLAPIDGQTPPALLAVLSDYRSAMCSFSGDPGGALTHAIKAFDAAQQSGQIRRAIVAASNAGYELCSLNDQHGALEWMQRGLDLARPNGWPASVGRSLQQTADTLVHLGRLDAGQELLGEALQILAPLAGSRAYAIALCSAGHLAYAQGDHARAYETYCQVQQRAKALSQTDFHIMGMLGQAQNLFKLDQPLKALEVALSGLALAREQHDVFHQIELLRLLAEIHASQPLPLLGADGGPAIHPALQCELKGAVVNAPLHFLEQALKLASSIEGYSVTGDLLDALAREYANVGSYLSAYNISQQANQAREKIRGQKATNLSIVMQVQHRTEQARAEAEHLRQLAASEAGRAEVLQQTGMTLLTLGAIGQEITANLDQAAVFQALDRHVHSLLDATCFMVYLLDEGGDRLEMAFGMEDGKPLPHRELSLADSQTHTAQCARQRREIKLDVKADVDDCPTLIPGTLPTLSLLFAPLVVHDRLLGVMSLQSPRPQAYGEREQLIFRNLCAYGAIALDNAAAYRQLHATLGTLRETQAELMAKNLELEQANLALEQVSLTDTLTGLRNRRFLQQQLDGDVAITLRQHEEWLKAGGHGPNADNDLIFFMVDLDQFKKVNDHHGHAVGDRLLVQMRERLLEVFRESDYLVRWGGEEFLVVARASNREDAPTLAERIRKAVADRHFDLGDGVHLANTCSLGFACYPFIPKHPQLLSWHQVVELADQGLYMAKRAGRNAWVGLMGKERHASESLFERLMRGAEQAVHAGELQVVSSLNQA from the coding sequence ATGTTTGCTCTGAACGACGAGGTGGCGAGGCTGCAGGCCGAGCTGGCTGGTTTTGGCGCCCAGCCAGACGTGGCCGCTCTGCAGGCCATGGTCACCCTGGCCTGGCATTTGCGCCAACGCGATACCAGCCGTGCCCTGCAACTGGCCGACGAGGCCCGGGCCCTGCTGCGCGGCGCTGACGCTGCCCAGACGCAGAACCTGGCGGTGCGGCTGAAGCTGATCTACGGCGAGGCCCGCTGGCTGTACGCCGATCTGGATGAGGCCCAGTCGCTGGCCCAGCGGGCGCTGCAGGAGTTCGCCGCGCTGGGTGACCCCGTCGGCTGTGCCGACGCCCACTGGCTGCTCAGCTGCATTGCCGTTGACCAGGGCTGGCGCGACCGCGTCGAGGCCGAGCTGGAGGCAGCCGCTCTGCAGGCCCGCGAGGCGGCCGATCACCTGCGCCTGGCGCTGATCGAGAGCGAGCTGGCGCGCCATCTGGCCTTCCAGAACTGGCGCCTGGCCGCCGCCCGCTGGGACCGGCGCCTGGCCCCCATCGATGGCCAGACGCCCCCGGCCCTGCTGGCCGTGCTCAGCGACTACCGCAGCGCCATGTGCTCGTTTTCCGGCGATCCCGGCGGTGCGCTGACCCATGCCATCAAGGCCTTTGATGCGGCGCAGCAAAGCGGCCAGATCCGCCGTGCCATCGTCGCCGCCAGCAATGCCGGCTATGAGCTGTGCAGCCTGAATGACCAGCATGGCGCGCTGGAATGGATGCAGCGCGGGCTGGACCTCGCGCGACCGAACGGCTGGCCGGCCAGTGTCGGGCGCAGCCTGCAGCAGACCGCCGATACGCTGGTGCATCTGGGCCGGCTCGATGCCGGCCAGGAGTTGCTCGGCGAGGCGCTGCAGATCCTGGCGCCGCTGGCCGGTTCGCGGGCCTATGCCATCGCCCTGTGCTCGGCCGGCCATCTGGCCTATGCCCAGGGCGACCATGCCCGGGCCTACGAGACCTACTGCCAGGTGCAGCAGCGGGCCAAGGCACTGAGTCAGACCGATTTCCACATCATGGGCATGCTGGGCCAGGCGCAGAACCTGTTCAAGCTCGACCAGCCGCTGAAGGCGCTGGAGGTGGCACTCAGCGGCCTGGCCCTGGCCCGCGAGCAGCACGATGTGTTCCACCAGATCGAGCTGCTGCGCCTGCTGGCCGAGATCCATGCCAGCCAGCCGCTGCCGCTGCTCGGCGCCGATGGCGGACCGGCCATCCATCCGGCGCTGCAGTGCGAGCTCAAGGGTGCGGTGGTCAACGCACCGCTGCATTTTCTGGAGCAGGCGCTGAAGCTGGCGTCCTCCATCGAGGGCTATTCGGTCACTGGCGACTTGCTCGATGCGCTGGCCCGCGAGTACGCCAATGTGGGCTCCTATCTGTCGGCCTACAACATCAGCCAGCAGGCCAACCAGGCGCGCGAGAAGATCCGCGGCCAGAAGGCGACCAATCTGTCCATCGTCATGCAGGTCCAGCACCGCACCGAACAGGCACGGGCCGAGGCCGAGCATCTGCGCCAGCTGGCCGCCTCCGAGGCCGGCCGGGCCGAAGTGCTGCAGCAGACCGGCATGACCCTGCTCACGCTGGGGGCCATCGGCCAGGAGATCACCGCCAATCTGGACCAGGCGGCCGTGTTCCAGGCACTGGACCGCCATGTGCACAGCCTGCTGGACGCCACCTGCTTCATGGTCTATCTGCTCGACGAGGGCGGTGACCGGCTGGAAATGGCCTTTGGCATGGAAGACGGCAAACCCTTGCCGCACCGCGAGCTGAGCCTGGCCGACAGCCAGACGCACACCGCCCAGTGCGCCCGTCAGCGGCGCGAGATCAAGCTTGACGTCAAGGCCGATGTCGACGACTGCCCGACCCTGATCCCGGGCACCCTGCCGACCTTGAGCCTGCTGTTCGCGCCGCTGGTTGTCCACGACCGGCTGCTGGGCGTGATGAGCTTGCAGTCGCCACGCCCTCAGGCCTATGGCGAGCGCGAGCAACTGATCTTCCGCAACCTCTGCGCCTATGGCGCGATCGCGCTCGACAACGCCGCTGCCTACCGCCAGCTCCATGCCACCCTGGGCACGCTACGCGAGACCCAGGCCGAGCTGATGGCCAAGAACCTGGAGCTGGAGCAGGCCAATCTCGCGCTGGAGCAGGTCAGCCTGACCGACACCCTGACCGGCCTGCGCAACCGCCGCTTCCTGCAGCAGCAGCTGGATGGCGATGTGGCCATCACCTTGCGCCAGCACGAGGAATGGCTGAAGGCCGGCGGCCACGGGCCGAATGCCGACAACGACCTGATCTTCTTCATGGTCGATCTGGACCAGTTCAAGAAGGTCAACGACCACCACGGCCATGCCGTGGGTGACCGGCTGCTGGTGCAGATGCGGGAGCGCCTGCTGGAGGTGTTCCGCGAGTCAGACTATCTGGTGCGCTGGGGCGGCGAGGAGTTCCTGGTCGTCGCCCGGGCCAGCAACCGCGAGGACGCGCCGACCCTGGCCGAGCGCATACGCAAGGCCGTGGCCGACCGCCACTTCGACCTTGGCGACGGCGTGCACCTGGCCAATACCTGCTCGCTGGGCTTTGCCTGCTACCCCTTCATCCCCAAGCATCCGCAACTGCTCAGCTGGCACCAGGTGGTGGAGCTGGCCGACCAGGGCCTCTACATGGCCAAGCGCGCCGGCCGCAATGCCTGGGTGGGCCTGATGGGCAAGGAGCGCCACGCCAGCGAGTCGCTGTTCGAACGCCTGATGCGCGGCGCCGAACAGGCGGTGCACGCGGGTGAGCTGCAGGTGGTCAGCAGCCTGAATCAGGCCTGA